The following are encoded together in the Vigna angularis cultivar LongXiaoDou No.4 chromosome 9, ASM1680809v1, whole genome shotgun sequence genome:
- the LOC108347042 gene encoding UPF0481 protein At3g47200 — translation MTSATTFTALPENKPQIQHIVNIPEQIEPEMHDQCCIYKVPHHLHKLNVEAYTPYFISIGPLHSEKPELKQEKLKQRYFHAFWKPLSQRQSLALSKYKVFLEENKEKIGNSYSEPELHKNENFVDMILLDSVFIMELFLRKANKSEQKNDLMFTTSWICKMTQRDLLLLENQLPMFVLEELHTRVILGDNGTKENCLKFTELAFNYFEDYYPHKSIQKVEMIKNCESCLNFTDLIRYTYLPRQIQVHKNSSQHFTPCAVECVLRTATKLDEAGVSFETVEGRNYLDIKFEKSPILSWFLCFGCLPFTECFKSRLQIPYLKVDQVTECILRNLIALEQCHYSDQPFICNYVNLIDSLIHTQDDVELLVDREIIVHELGSHNELATMINGLCRHVVVTSNYYGRITRELNEHYNCGWKHYMGMLKSVYFRDPWRFSSTIVGIAVFLFAVLNFLRVIGVLRPKY, via the coding sequence ATGACTTCTGCTACTACTTTTACTGCTTTACCTGAAAATAAACCTCAGATTCAGCATATAGTTAACATTCCTGAACAAATTGAGCCTGAGATGCATGATCAATGTTGCATCTACAAGGTTCCTCACCATCTCCATAAACTGAATGTGGAAGCCTATACACCATATTTCATCTCAATAGGCCCTCTTCACAGTGAAAAGCCAGAGCTGAAGCAGGAAAAACTGAAGCAAAGGTATTTTCATGCCTTCTGGAAACCTTTATCTCAGAGGCAGTCTTTAGCTTTGTCAAAGTATAAAGTCTTCCTTGAAGAGAACAAAGAAAAGATAGGGAACTCTTACTCCGAGCCAGAACTCCACaagaatgaaaattttgtgGACATGATCCTGTTAGACTCAGTCTTCATCATGGAACTGTTTCTGAGAAAAGCAAACAAATCTGAGCAGAAGAATGATTTGATGTTCACCACATCATGGATTTGCAAGATGACTCAACGTGACTTGTTACTGCTAGAAAACCAGCTTCCCATGTTTGTGTTGGAGGAGTTGCACACAAGGGTCATCCTTGGAGATAATGGCACCAAGGAAAACTGTCTCAAGTTCACTGAACTTGCCTTTAACTACTTTGAAGACTATTATCCACACAAGTCAATTCAAAAGGTGGAGATGATCAAGAATTGTGAATCTTGCTTAAACTTCACTGATTTGATCAGATACACTTACCTTCCTAGACAAATCCAGGTTCATAAGAACTCATCACAACATTTCACTCCTTGTGCTGTGGAATGTGTTCTGAGGACTGCAACAAAGTTGGATGAAGCAGGTGTTAGTTTTGAAACTGTTGAAGGTAGGAACTATTTGGATATAAAGTTTGAGAAATCTCCAATTCTGAGCTGGTTCTTGTGTTTTGGTTGCTTACCATTCACTGAATGTTTCAAATCTCGTTTGCAAATACCCTATTTGAAGGTAGACCAGGTGACAGAATGTATACTAAGAAACCTCATTGCTTTGGAGCAGTGCCACTATTCAGACCAGCCTTTCATATGCAACTATGTGAATCTAATTGACTCCTTAATTCACACTCAAGATGATGTAGAGCTTTTGGTGGACAGAGAAATAATTGTGCATGAACTTGGCAGCCACAATGAATTAGCAACAATGATAAATGGTCTTTGCAGACATGTTGTTGTGACTTCAAATTATTATGGCAGAATCACAAGGGAACTCAACGAACACTACAACTGCGGTTGGAAACACTACATGGGTATGCTGAAGTCTGTATACTTCCGTGATCCTTGGAGATTCAGTTCAACTATCGTGGGAATTGCTGTGTTCTTGTTTGCTGTTTTAAACTTTCTAAGGGTCATTGGTGTGCTTCgaccaaaatattaa
- the LOC108346934 gene encoding homeobox-leucine zipper protein HAT3 yields the protein MAEKDDGLGLGLSLRWGENDDNNMNEQHPFKMHKPPQPVPNQRASSFNSLFHFHGASHVTNRSSEPLPFFFGIDVNLPPPPPSVAPCYEENGVSSPNSAVSSISAKRSEREENERGSCSRGGSEDDDGGGCVDADGDTSRKKLRLLKEQALVLEETFKEHNTLNPKQKQALAKQLNLSPRQVEVWFQNRRARTKLKQTEVDCEYLKRCYENLTDDNRRLQKEVQELRALKFSPQLYMHMNPPTTLTMCPSCERVAVSSASSSSASMPSVPPSGNHNPLGPTIRRPVPVNPWAAMSIQHRPPP from the exons ATGGCTGAAAAAGATGATGGGTTGGGGTTGGGGTTGAGTTTGAGATGGGGAGAAAATGATGATAATAACATGAATGAACAACACCCTTTCAAAATGCACAAACCTCCTCAACCTGTTCCAAACCAAAGGGCTTCTTCTTTCAATAGTTTGTTCCATTTCCATG GTGCCTCTCATGTGACCAATCGAAGCTCTGAGCCACTACCGTTCTTCTTTGGAATAGACGTCAACTTGCCACCTCCACCACCATCGGTGGCACCATGCTACGAGGAGAACGGTGTGTCTTCACCGAACAGTGCAGTTTCGAGCATCAGTGCGAAGAGGAGCGAAAGAGAGGAGAATGAAAGAGGGTCATGTTCTCGAGGAGGAAGCGAAGATGATGATGGCGGAGGGTGTGTTGATGCCGATGGCGACACATCGAGGAAGAAACTGAGGTTGTTGAAAGAACAGGCCTTGGTGCTTGAAGAAACATTCAAGGAACACAACACTCTGAATCCT AAACAAAAGCAAGCTTTGGCAAAGCAGTTGAATCTGAGTCCTAGACAGGTTGAAGTGTGGTTTCAAAACAGAAGAGCAAG GACCAAGCTGAAGCAGACTGAAGTGGATTGTGAATACTTAAAGAGGTGCTATGAGAATCTAACGGATGACAATAGGAGGCTACAGAAGGAAGTGCAAGAGCTAAGAGCATTGAAGTTTTCCCCACAGCTCTACATGCACATGAACCCTCCAACCACTCTTACAATGTGCCCTTCCTGTGAGCGTGTTGCTGTCTCATCTGCATCCTCCTCATCGGCCTCCATGCCTTCTGTGCCGCCTTCAGGCAATCACAACCCATTAGGCCCTACCATCCGGCGGCCAGTGCCTGTCAACCCTTGGGCGGCGATGTCAATTCAGCACCGTCCCCCACCATAA
- the LOC108346806 gene encoding UPF0481 protein At3g47200: MDSSSAAATYTAVPETDPQIEHIIDIPKEIQPALHEQCCIYKVPPNLRKLNEGEAYEPILISIGPFHHNKKPELEPMHRQKQRYFLSFWERVTNKRALSSFKVFLSDNIETIKHKYSEPTSLSKDEFVNMMLLDSVFIIELFLRKSNISEQKNDHIFTTAWICKNIQRDLLLLENQLPFFLLENLYKSVNRLSDLSFLELAFNYFEDYYPHTSTPDKKTIVKNFSSCNHFTDLVRRFYLPEKVNAKDWMPSKHFTPCSKNECVLKTATMLNEAGVSFERLHHKGLLDIKFQKIQVLSWFLCLGCLPCFTCVKARFRIPQLKVLQTTECVLRNLIALEQCHYPEEPFMCNYVSLIDSLIHTKEDVELLVDKEIIEHELGCHSELANMINGLCKHVVVNCNYYGKVTRKLNDHYNSYWKHYMGMLRSVYFRDPWRLSSTVVGVVIFLFAIVNFLRVTGLYHPKR, translated from the coding sequence ATGGATTCTTCTTCTGCTGCTGCTACCTACACTGCAGTACCTGAAACAGATCCCCAGATAGAACACATAATTGACATTCCTAAAGAAATTCAGCCTGCACTGCATGAACAGTGTTGTATTTACAAGGTTCCTCCAAATCTCAGAAAGTTGAATGAAGGGGAAGCCTATGAACCAATTTTGATCTCAATCGGCCCTTTTCACCACAACAAAAAACCAGAACTAGAGCCAATGCATAGACAGAAGCAAAGGTACTTTCTTTCCTTCTGGGAACGTGTGACAAACAAAAGGGCTTTGTCCAGTTTCAAAGTCTTCCTCAGTGACAACATTGAAACCATAAAACATAAGTATTCAGAGCCAACAAGCCTCAGCAAAGATGAGTTTGTGAACATGATGTTGTTAGACTCAGTCTTCATCATAGAGCTCTTTCTGAGAAAATCCAATATTTCTGAACAGAAAAATGATCACATATTCACCACAGCATGGATCTGCAAGAACATCCAGAGAGACCTGTTATTACTTGAAAACCAgcttcctttttttctcttgGAAAATCTATACAAAAGTGTTAACAGGCTAAGCGATCTAAGCTTTCTTGAGCTTGCATTCAACTACTTTGAAGATTACTATCCACACACCTCAACACCAGACAAAAAAACCATTGTCAAGAACTTCTCATCTTGCAACCACTTCACTGACTTGGTAAGGCGTTTCTACCTTCCAGAAAAGGTTAATGCCAAGGATTGGATGCCATCCAAACACTTCACTCCTTGCAGCAAAAACGAATGTGTCCTCAAGACTGCAACAATGTTGAACGAAGCAGGAGTTAGCTTTGAGAGACTGCACCATAAAGGTTTGCTAGACataaagtttcaaaagattcaagTTTTGAGCTGGTTTCTTTGCCTAGGTTGTCTACCATGTTTCACATGTGTAAAAGCCCGTTTCAGAATCCCTCAGTTAAAAGTGCTTCAAACAACAGAATGTGTGCTGAGGAACCTCATTGCCTTGGAGCAGTGCCACTATCCAGAAGAACCTTTCATGTGCAACTATGTTTCTCTGATTGACTCACTGATTCACACCAAAGAGGATGTTGAGTTGTTGGTGGACAAGGAAATCATTGAACATGAACTTGGCTGCCACAGTGAATTGGCAAATATGATAAATGGTCTTTGCAAGCATGTGGTGGTGAATTGCAACTATTATGGCAAAGTGACAAGGAAACTCAATGATCACTACAATAGTTATTGGAAGCATTATATGGGTATGTTAAGGTCGGTGTATTTCCGTGATCCTTGGAGACTGAGTTCAACTGTTGTAGGAGTTGTTATCTTCTTATTTGCCATTGTCAACTTTCTTCGTGTTACTGGTTTGTATCATCCAAAACGATGA
- the LOC108346874 gene encoding oxygen-evolving enhancer protein 3-2, chloroplastic, with amino-acid sequence MAQAMASMAGSLQLSGSTRLHAKRVSSVTRAGFTVRAQHQQEQVSGDAQSSRRTVLSLVAAGLATGSFVQAVLADAKSIKVGPPPPPSGGLPGTLNSDEARDLDLPLKDRFFLQPLSPSEAAQRAKESAKEIVAVKSLIEKKAWPYVQNDLRLRAEYLRFDLNTVIAAKSKDEKKSLKELTGKLYENISNLDHAAKIKSSPEAEKYYAATVSTLNDVLAKLG; translated from the exons ATGGCTCAAGCAATGGCATCAATGGCAGGTAGCCTTCAACTCAGTGGCTCCACACGTTTGCATGCCAAAAGGGTGTCTTCAGTCACACGTGCGGGATTCACAGTTAGAGCACAACATCAGCAAGAACAAGTGAGTGGTGATGCTCAGAGCAGCCGTAGGACAGTGCTTTCTCTTGTTGCTGCTGGTTTGGCCACTGGCTCCTTTGTTCAAGCTGTTCTTGCTGATGCCAAATCCATCAAAGTTGGACCACCTCCTCCACCTTCTGGTGGATTGC CTGGAACCTTGAACTCAGATGAAGCAAGAGACCTTGATCTGCCACTGAAAGATAGGTTCTTCCTTCAACCACTGTCTCCTAGCGAGGCTGCACAAAGGGCAAAGGAATCAGCCAAAGAAATTGTTGCTGTTAAGTCTTTAATAGAAAAGAAGGCTTGGCCATATGTTCAGAATGATCTGCGTCTCAGGGCTGAGTATCTGCGGTTTGATCTCAACACTGTCATTGCTGCAAAGTCTAAGGATGAGAAGAAATCACTCAAGGAACTCACGGGCAAGCTCTACGAGAATATCAGCAAT CTGGATCATGCAGCAAAAATTAAGAGCAGCCCAGAAGCAGAGAAGTACTATGCTGCTACTGTTTCTACTCTGAATGATGTTCTTGCGAAGCTTGGTTAA
- the LOC108346236 gene encoding transcription termination factor MTEF18, mitochondrial, which produces MSLHRHICRTSKLSKIPWKYKQFAIAQGQKSVTDYLHATRCIPYAFADQISKNSNNALMNLITKLSAFSPPHYPHNLNKFLRYNPINEFEFFFESIGIHPSKFPSLFPQNKFFFSEDETLLDTACVLSEYGFPWDKLGVLYEESGWVFNWGASELKDRLCGFKGYGFCNVQVVGICLAFPFVFDGQKGAEIDALFCDLRLLFGKFGLAECVEEKGNGVDDWVGLCRKIRLFYDLNGGKNIGELIGGNNGVGVGGVVEHGEEELVQAIEYFCRFGAKKEDVARLILNGPELLEIVLKTGKVNVLKLLKHFGMSSNDVNIVKRDYAHVLGTVKLCNLPNVMRALGLHEWFFEKMKDGNHSLLVSFVANNRKVDRVKGYPSFLKAIEVSKTPIHNMSKLNFLHGIGFGENALTMYIFSYMHGTSDELQKRFDCLLHLGIEFSKLCKMITVHPKILSQNPESLEQKINFLCQEMGQSLEILVTFPSFLCFDLENRIKPSESKELRTNPSFTREGQKVTVYVTPGNGPLG; this is translated from the exons ATGTCTCTCCACCGCCATATTTGCAGAACCTCAAAGCTATCAAAGATCCCTTGGAAGTACAAGCAGTTCGCCATAGCACAGGGGCAGAAGTCTGTTACTGATTATCTCCACGCCACGCGCTGCATTCCTTACGCCTTCGCTGATCAAATATCCAAGAACTCCAACAATGCCCTCATGAATCTCATCACCAAGCTCAGTGCTTTCTCCCCTCCCCACTATCCCCACAACCTCAACAAGTTCCTCAGGTACAACCCCATCAACGAATTCGAGTTCTTCTTTGAGAGCATTGGCATACACCCTTCAAAGTTCCCCTCTTTGTTTCCCCAGAACAAGTTCTTCTTTTCAGAAGATGAGACCCTTTTGGATACTGCTTGTGTTCTCAGCGAATATGGGTTTCCCTGGGACAAGCTTGGGGTGCTGTATGAGGAGAGTGGGTGGGTGTTCAACTGGGGTGCTTCTGAATTGAAGGATAGGCTTTGTGGGTTCAAAGGGTATGGTTTTTGCAATGTGCAGGTTGTGGGGATATGCTTGGCTTTCCCATTTGTGTTTGATGGCCAGAAGGGTGCTGAGATTGACGCTTTGTTTTGTGATCTGAGGTTGCTGTTTGGGAAGTTTGGTTTGGCTGAGTGTGTTGAAGAGAAGGGGAATGGTGTGGATGATTGGGTTGGGTTGTGTAGGAAGATAAGGTTGTTTTATGATTTGAATGGAGGGAAGAACATAGGGGAGTTAATTGGAGGTAACAATGGCGTTGGTGTAGGTGGTGTTGTTGAGCATGGGGAAGAGGAGTTGGTTCAAGCAATTGAGTATTTTTGTAGGTTTGGTGCGAAGAAAGAGGACGTGGCACGATTGATTTTGAATGGACCGGAATTGTTGGAGATTGTTTTGAAGACGGGGAAGGTCAATGTGTTGAAGCTGTTGAAACACTTTGGAATGAGTTCCAATGATGTTAATATTGTTAAGAGGGACTATGCTCATGTGTTGGGGACAGTCAAGCTGTGTAACCTGCCAAATGTGATGAGAGCTTTGGGTTTACATGAGTGGTTCTTTGAGAAGATGAAGGATGGGAATCATAGTTTGTTGGTTAGTTTTGTCGCGAACAATCGCAAAGTGGACCGAGTTAAAGGTTATCCAAGTTTTTTGAAGGCTATTGAGGTGTCTAAAACTCCAATTCACAATATGAGTAAGTTGAACTTCTTGCATGGCATTGGCTTTGGAGAAAATGCTTTGACCATGTATATTTTCTCTTACATGCACGGAACAAGTGATGAGTTACAAAAGAGATTTGATTGCCTTCTACATCTTGGAATTGAGTTTTCAAAGCTCTGTAAAATGATCACGGTTCATCCCAAGATTCTTAGCCAAAACCCTGAAAGTTTGGAGCAAAAGATCAATTTCTTGTGTCAGGAAATGGGACAGTCACTTGAGATTTTGGTGACTTTTCCATCATTCTTGTGCTTTGACTTAGAGAATCGCATTAAGCCCAG CGAGTCCAAGGAACTGAGAACCAACCCATCCTTCACCAGGGAGGGCCAAAAAGTTACTGTCTATGTAACACCTGGTAATGGACCTTTGGGTTGA